From the genome of Phaeodactylum tricornutum CCAP 1055/1 chromosome 9, whole genome shotgun sequence:
GAGTGGATCATTAAAGGCAACGAAGCCGGGACGGAAGTGGAAAAGctacaaaaagaaatggaccTTTTGCAAGTGCGGCAAGCCTCTCTCGTGGCAAAGGATGTGTCGGACGAGAGCCCTCAAGGCACCGTAGAGGCGGCCATCGTGCAAGAAGATATGGTCAAGATACAAGCCAAGTACGACGAGCTTTCCGAATTAGCAACACAGGGTTCGCTCATGCAGAACTTTCTCGAAGCGACGAGCCACCAGCTGACGCAGTACGGACTGCATGTCTTGCACGAACAGATCCACGAAGATGAACTCGTGGTCTTTTTTCGTAACAATCATTACGGAACTTTGACCAAACGCAACGGAATGTTGTACATTCTAGTCACGGACCTTGGATACTGCAACGCACCAGCGATTGTCTGGGAAATGCTGGACGTGATTGACGGAGATACGGAGTACGCCGATAGCGACTTTAAGCCCCCGGGTGCAAAGGCTCACTTGACGTCCGGTCCAACGCTGAGCCCAGAACAGCTCTTGGCGCAGGCTAGCCAAAACGATGCCGACTACAATCTGGCGGTACAGCTGAGTAAAGGAGACAACGGATCAATATCGCTGGATGCTCAAGAAGGGGATCTCATGGCGGCTGCCACACAGGCTAGTCTTCGTGACTATCACGGAATGGGAAGTGGAACGACGTCAGATGAGCCTACGGATCCTCAACTTCCGAAATATCAACGCGTCGAACTCGGTGTTCCTGTTGGCCGTATGCAGACACCAGCCGTGGATCAAACACCTGGACAAACATCACAACTAGCAGCCCTTTCGTCGAACGACGCGAGCTTATCACAAGTAGACGCCGATCATCTACTCGCCATGCAACTTGAGGTGGGATTCGACACTGTTCGACAAAACGACGATCCTAGTGTCCATCTGGCGCGGCAGCTACAGGAGGAAGAGAACCAGCTCGCGCGTCAACGGCAACATCAGACAACGACAACTCACGCATCAAGTAGGGTGCCGGTGGGGGCGACTTCCCCGGCGTCCAGATCCAACTGCCTTATATCGTAGATCATCGTGTCTTGTACGTGAATCCTGACGTGAATGCATACAAAGCAAAGGTCTTCAGTTATCTCTTTATGTTTATCGAAATTCCACTAACGGTACATTCTTCAGGTAGCCTTCACATCAAACAAATAGGTACAGGCATGCTGTTGGGACACTAATTTGAAGGACAAAGTAATACTTTGTATATATACAGATCAGACAACTTGTGGACATTTGTTACAGATCATCTTTTATGCTTTCGTCATGCATTCCAACACATCGGTTTTCACAGAGGCTCTGACGATACGACAATGGTCACGCACGTCGTGACCAACGAGAAGACACGCTACGGAAACAACAAGACAACATCCTCACTCACAAACACCTCACACTAGCGCTTCTTCACTATATTCATCGCACTGAAACTCGTCACGTCAATACTAATCTCGCCGCACGTTCCTGGCAAGAAAACCTTACAATACAATATGAAGAGCGTCGCCATGTTTTTCACAATGTTCCTCTTAGCTTCGCTGATCCCCACGGATGCCTTGTCATCTTTGAACACCGTGTCTCGTCGCGCAGTTCTCGCACAGTCCGCTGGATTTGCGACTGTCAGTGTTTGGGGACCCGCTTCCTGGGCCGTCGATGCCTCTCTCATCGACGATCTTACCTCTTCTATTGACAAACTTCGTCCAATTCCAGACCTTCTCGAGGAAAAAGAGTGGGATAAGGTGCGGTCAATACTTAAGCTTCCTCCCGTCAATAAGCTATGGAATCTTGGTGATGTAAGTATACATTTGGCGTGTAAACTTGGCAGCAGGAGCGGTTTGGTTAGATAGTGCCGTAAACGATGTAATCCTGACGAGAGgttttcttctctttccgtGATCCAAAAGTCACAAAATATTGTGCTAAAATTGGCACAAGACACAGGTAACATTGACCTATTCGAACTGAAGGAAGAATTGGCATACACTTTACAAATGTGCGACCAAATTACGTACAACAACGCGTTTGTCTACTTTCAGCCGGGCAGCGGAAAGTTTAAAATAAAAGAGCCTCAAGAGCTAGCAAGGCAAGCCATGAAACAGATCCAAGATGTAATCGATGCTGCTATCGAATAGAGTGGcgaaaaggaaacaaaaagagagCGTACGCTTCGTGAACAGGGATGAAGAGCACAGCGTGTAAATCCCCAGCTAGCACTTACATTACATGGCTTGGGCGGCAGAAAGCTTCGCATATTTTACATTCAATCGAAATACCGAAGAGTTTGTTCTAACTCTAAAGTCAGAAAGTCGTTCAATTTGCTGTTTTCTATAGATCTGTGATTAACAAAATAGGCACCATGACAAAGTTTCAAATTATGGTCTTCTGTGCTTAGACTTCATAAACTCGAATTCGCGACGACTCGATGGCTACCAAAATGATGCAAAAGGATGACTGCTGCTCAAGATGTTCATTATCGTCTTTCCAGTCACGTTGATAAGAGACAGACGATGGTAACTCACCAGGTAAAGTAAAATGCATGATACAAGCTGATTGAAATATTGTAACGAAATAAGTGCTTGCGTGCGAGTTTTCATTCGCTGAATAGAAAAGCCATGGCCTCTCACCTCATACCTCACTTTTCATTGCTTTTCATTTATGCAGTCCAACAGCAATGGTGGCAACAATTCGAACTCGGACTTTTCAAAAAAAGATGAATTTAGACGATATTTAGAAAAGTCTGGAGTTTTggatgcgctaacaaaggtttTAGTCGGCCTGTACGAGGAACCTGATCGTCCAAACAATGCTCTGGACTACATGAAACGATACCTGGGAGCTCCATCCGCAGTTGATATTGATGGAATAAAACAAGAAAATTCCGAGTTAAAGATTCAAATCGAAAAGATGAAAAAGCAGCTGGCGGAGCTACAAGAATAGTCGCGCAGGCATTTAATTCATTCAAAGCATTGTATTGTGTACATTCGCAATGGCCTGTTCTGGTGAGCAGCCTAATTATTGTTGCCTGATATGCAATCGAGAAGCCTTGCAGCTGCTACACGCGGCGTCATCCGTCCAGAATTCAGCTTTTCCTCCAGGTCGCGTGAGAACCTATTCAGTGAGGAGCTTTTTCGTGCTTTCTCTTGAACCAGATTTTGAAGGTTTTTCCACATCCAGTAGCGGCTTTGCTTTCGTCTCTTTTCCTCCAGGTTTCCTGTATCAATCATATCCCGTCGGTATCGGCACACATATTCCCAGATGTTGGAAACGCCTTCTTCCGTCACGGCACTGGCGAGAAGTACCGGAGGATGCTCCCAACCTTGCAATCGACCCTTGGCATGCACAAACTGCATCGCGCCTTTGTAATCTGCTGCCGTCATTTTTGCAGTTGAGAGCAAATTTCCATCCGCCTTTGTCACAATAATCATATCCGCAACTTCAATTATTCCTTTCTTGACGCCCTGTAAATCATCACCGCCTCCTGGAGGGATCAGTAACAGCAACATGTCCACACTCTGTGCGACTTCGACTTCGGACTGGCCCAGACCAACCGTCTCGAGTAAAACCAGCTCGTAGCCGGCTGTCTGACAAAGCGAAACAACATCGTCCGTATAGGACGCGAGACCCCCGAGCGCTCCTGCTGCTGGGGCTGGTCTAACAAAGGATCGGGGGTGGCGACTAAGCTCGAACATTCGTGTTTTGTCACCGAGAATCGAACCTCCCGTTACGGTACTACTAGGATCCACGCAAACGACAGCCAACTGATCCGGAATCCAAGAATTAGATTTCTTCGTCTCTTTTGTTTGCGATGATGTGTTACCCGAGTCTTCCGCCAACTTCAGAATATACTTTCCGAGGCATTCGATAAATGTAGATTTCCCTGCACCTGGCGCGCCTGCGAGGCCGAGACGAAACTTGGGGATTGCTTCGGCTCGTTTCGTTTCCAACATGTGGGTCAACAGTAAGGCagcttgttgctgttttgcAGCAGAGCTCGATTCTGCTAGCGTGATTGCCATAGAAAGAGCACGCCTTCGTTTCCAACGGGTCCGTgtatcgtcgtcttcctggCAGTCACTTGCATCTCCA
Proteins encoded in this window:
- a CDS encoding predicted protein, whose protein sequence is MTYSLKSIRYQGSDRRILLQNENGPCPLLAAANALLLKGVIELPSHCVRNSVASLEDVANVLANRAMQNHQTEAHFVDELMHHIPKLQYGMDVNPKFTDGCTGYEYTSELTAFDMLRVRLVHGWLADPEHDETYTAVGNKTYNELVEWIIKGNEAGTEVEKLQKEMDLLQVRQASLVAKDVSDESPQGTVEAAIVQEDMVKIQAKYDELSELATQGSLMQNFLEATSHQLTQYGLHVLHEQIHEDELVVFFRNNHYGTLTKRNGMLYILVTDLGYCNAPAIVWEMLDVIDGDTEYADSDFKPPGAKAHLTSGPTLSPEQLLAQASQNDADYNLAVQLSKGDNGSISLDAQEGDLMAAATQASLRDYHGMGSGTTSDEPTDPQLPKYQRVELGVPVGRMQTPAVDQTPGQTSQLAALSSNDASLSQVDADHLLAMQLEVGFDTVRQNDDPSVHLARQLQEEENQLARQRQHQTTTTHASSRVPVGATSPASRSNCLIS
- a CDS encoding predicted protein, which translates into the protein MKSVAMFFTMFLLASLIPTDALSSLNTVSRRAVLAQSAGFATVSVWGPASWAVDASLIDDLTSSIDKLRPIPDLLEEKEWDKVRSILKLPPVNKLWNLGDCRKRCNPDERFSSLSVIQKSQNIVLKLAQDTGNIDLFELKEELAYTLQMCDQITYNNAFVYFQPGSGKFKIKEPQELARQAMKQIQDVIDAAIE
- a CDS encoding predicted protein codes for the protein MQSNSNGGNNSNSDFSKKDEFRRYLEKSGVLDALTKVLVGLYEEPDRPNNALDYMKRYLGAPSAVDIDGIKQENSELKIQIEKMKKQLAELQE
- a CDS encoding predicted protein, with the protein product MLETKRAEAIPKFRLGLAGAPGAGKSTFIECLGKYILKLAEDSGNTSSQTKETKKSNSWIPDQLAVVCVDPSSTVTGGSILGDKTRMFELSRHPRSFVRPAPAAGALGGLASYTDDVVSLCQTAGYELVLLETVGLGQSEVEVAQSVDMLLLLIPPGGGDDLQGVKKGIIEVADMIIVTKADGNLLSTAKMTAADYKGAMQFVHAKGRLQGWEHPPVLLASAVTEEGVSNIWEYVCRYRRDMIDTGNLEEKRRKQSRYWMWKNLQNLVQEKARKSSSLNRFSRDLEEKLNSGRMTPRVAAARLLDCISGNNN